A window of Limosilactobacillus reuteri genomic DNA:
AGGATTCCCGCAAGTGCTACCCGTTGCTTTTGTCCTCCCGAAAGATTAATAGGGGCAGTATTTTTATAGTCAGTCATTCCCACCATCTTTAAAGCTTTATCAATCTTTTTTTCCATTTTATTTTGAGCTACTTGGCGATTTTCAAGACCAAACGCAACATCATCAGCAACGGTTGCACCTACAAATTGATTTTCAGGATTTTGAAAGACGAATCCTATTTGCTGGTGAATCTTACCTAAAGAACTTTCGTTAACTTGAATCCCGTCAACTTCAATAGATCCAGCAGTAGGACTAAGTAATCCATCAATTAATCGTGCTAACGTACTCTTTCCACTTCCATTATGGCCAATAATTGCTGTCCAAGAAAAAGGTTCAAAATCAAGATTGATATTTTTTAAAACGGGGTATTTACTGTCTGGATATGCAAATGCAAGATCTCGAATTTTTATTCCAGTCACAGTATTTCCTCTTTTCAATATTAGTTAATAAGTATATTTTAGCAAAGTCCACAGAATTATCTATCGTCGTTTGTAAAATTAAGTTAGAAAAAATAAAAAGCCATTTGTGATAGACTTTTGAATATCCCTAATCAAAAGAAAGGCAATCACAAATGACCTCTAAACATCTTACCACACGTGAATTAACTCTCATAGCTGATTTTTGGTATCAAGGTACTAAAGCTTATCGGGCTGCTAAATTACTTCAGCGTAGTCAAGAAACCATCTATCGTGTTTATCGTTTCCTCAATGACGGTAAAACCATCGACCAATATCTTCAGACTTATCAGCGTCATAAGCGTCGTTGTGGTCGGAAGCAGACCCAACTGCCAACTATCGAAGTTAACTATATCCATGCGCAAATCAAGGCGGGTTGGACTCCTGATACTATTATTGGTCGTCATGAACACCCAATTAGCTGCAGTATGCGCACCCTTTATCGCATGTTTGCCCGCAATCAGTATGGCTTTTCCGTTAAACAGCTACCGATGAAAGGAAAACGCCATCCCAATGGCTATGTGGAACGTCGTGGTAAAGCTGGCCAATTAGGACGCAGTATCTATCAACGATATCGTGATTTTCCGCATTACCAACATGAATTTGGGCACTTTGAAGCTGATACAGTTCAAGGTAAAGCTCACCGCGGAGCGGTAATGACGCTAGTAGAGCGACAATCCAAAGTAATGATTGTCCTTAATATTCATCATAAAACAGACGAAGCAGTGAATTGCCAGCTTGATCAATGGCTCGCTAAACTGCCACGTCACTTTGTTAAATCAATTACTTTTGATAACGGGAAAGAATTTGCTGGATGGCGAGAAATAGCCAATAAGTATGATCTTCACACCTATTTTGCGGAAGTCGGTGCTCCCAATCAACGAGGGCTAAACGAAAATAATAACGGCCTCTTGCGTCGTGATGGTCTTAGTAAAAAGCTAGATTTTCGCGATTTACCAGACGAACTAGTCACTCAGCTAATGCATCGTCGCAACAATATCCCACGAAAATCTCTTAATTATCGTACACCATTAGAAGTATTCTTGAGTCATGTCACAGAAGAACAACTTTCACCTTTTTTCTAATTTAAATTGACATTTCAGGTATCAAAATTAAATTTAAAATAAAAAATCACTTACCATTGAAGTGCGCGAGGGTTTCCCGCATTCAAGCTAGACTAGGGTTCCCCCACCATCGTAACGCTCTATACTATCAATGATAGTGATTCTTTATTACGTATTTAGTTTATGTGAACAAATCAATTAGTCCACTAATTCAAGAATAACCATTGGTGCACCGTCACCACGACGAGGCATAGTCTTCAAGATGCGTGTGTAACCACCGTTACGATCTGCATACTTTGGAGCAAGTTCTTCAAAAAGGTTTTGAAGAACAGATTGTACACGAATATCATCGCCATCTTCCTTAACATCAGCAACAACATTACGTACAAAAGCGGCAGCCTTACGACGAGAAGCTAAATCGCCATGCTTAGCAAGTGTAATCATCTTATCAGCGGTCTTACGAACTTCCTTAGCACGTGCTTCAGTAGTGGTAATACGACCATTAACGATTAAATCTGTAGTTAAATCACGTAATAAAGCCTTACGTTGTGAACTTGTACGTCCTAATTTACGGTAACTCATAAAGTGGTTCCCTCCTTTGCAATTGGTATACTAATTAGTCGTCTTGGCGAAATGAAACACCAAGATCATTTAATTTAAGTTTAATTTCTTCTAACGACTTTTGTCCTAAGTTCCGAACCTTCATCATGTCAGACACCGTTCTATCAGTTAATTCCTTAACAGTATTGATACCAGCTCGCTTCAAACAATTGTAAGAACGTACAGAGAGATCAAGCTCTTCAATCGTCATTTCAAGCATCTTCTCTTT
This region includes:
- a CDS encoding energy-coupling factor transporter ATPase; this encodes MTGIKIRDLAFAYPDSKYPVLKNINLDFEPFSWTAIIGHNGSGKSTLARLIDGLLSPTAGSIEVDGIQVNESSLGKIHQQIGFVFQNPENQFVGATVADDVAFGLENRQVAQNKMEKKIDKALKMVGMTDYKNTAPINLSGGQKQRVALAGILALMPKIIILDEATSMLDPLARQEILSLLRRLKNEYNLSIISITHDLKEIELADKIIVLNDSQVVKQGTPSEILKDKELLLEIGVGVPASQQLQKLLVERGINIPNRYLNLEELKNWLKQQLQ
- a CDS encoding IS30 family transposase; protein product: MTSKHLTTRELTLIADFWYQGTKAYRAAKLLQRSQETIYRVYRFLNDGKTIDQYLQTYQRHKRRCGRKQTQLPTIEVNYIHAQIKAGWTPDTIIGRHEHPISCSMRTLYRMFARNQYGFSVKQLPMKGKRHPNGYVERRGKAGQLGRSIYQRYRDFPHYQHEFGHFEADTVQGKAHRGAVMTLVERQSKVMIVLNIHHKTDEAVNCQLDQWLAKLPRHFVKSITFDNGKEFAGWREIANKYDLHTYFAEVGAPNQRGLNENNNGLLRRDGLSKKLDFRDLPDELVTQLMHRRNNIPRKSLNYRTPLEVFLSHVTEEQLSPFF
- the rplQ gene encoding 50S ribosomal protein L17; this encodes MSYRKLGRTSSQRKALLRDLTTDLIVNGRITTTEARAKEVRKTADKMITLAKHGDLASRRKAAAFVRNVVADVKEDGDDIRVQSVLQNLFEELAPKYADRNGGYTRILKTMPRRGDGAPMVILELVD